In Acropora palmata chromosome 7, jaAcrPala1.3, whole genome shotgun sequence, one genomic interval encodes:
- the LOC141887190 gene encoding uncharacterized protein LOC141887190: MAQCGYSSLIESDTPCGPHWKYPKDVECIALKDCKKDVTSHLRFCNTFDAAINSEQKLLLCRAGIFKKEELECHDTLTICPSHRNNNGVGWRRCKTHINQLHVLEENAATPGEIPEIVLPSDSEVTELDNSGAGADQQGRDSTDEELATQVKQLLHVQDETFLPSDTVTGSTGSSSDEKSNKKKSKHNGFLEECNIEPLGRPWIAWDKVSEKTRQRYTKRACDVVCNVLSVLYPGQSHDLWNKVKSSPIMNTLPGASQLSQSQINYLEALSEAYKNVSSWDSRRQILSIVIGVATFKEIQGFIPGLTQYRFATANVHHLQYGRAAPVQVNVVTRLHIERKQLDHFLAFITSQHIVQDLPFGEKNLKLSSGEILAVPNVIRTIIPQHIVKQYKQYCTEIGFKPFSESTMICILLECSASFRKSLQGLDYFAAEGARGFEDLSEVLGKTLALGASEDEVANLQESLKAGKQYLKGDFKVLLFLSVHIRLQIPHQMSFHERGVDHTGAPFHSRFLK, translated from the exons ATGGCTCAGTGTGGCTATTCGTCCTTGATTGAATCTGATACCCCGTGTGGCCCACACTGGAAATACCCTAAAGATGTGGAATGCATTGCTTTAAAAGATTGTAAGAAAGACGTTACCTCTCATCTACGATTCTGTAACACATTTGATGCTGCAATCAACAGCGAGCAAAAGTTGTTGCTTTGCAGAGCTG GAATTTTCAAAAAGGAAGAGCTCGAGTGCCATGACACTCTGACCATTTGCCCGTCACACCGCAATAACAATGGAGTTGGCTGGAG GCGTTGTAAGACTCACATCAACCAACTACATGTACTTGAGGAAAATGCAGCGACACCAGGTGAAATTCCAGAAATCGTTTTACCAAGTGATAGTGAAGTAACAGAACTAGATAACAGCGGAGCTGGGGCAGATCAGCAG GGGAGGGATAGTACTGATGAAGAACTAGCGACACAAGTAAAGCAGTTACTTCATGTCCAAGATGAGACATTCCTTCCCTCTGACACCGTTACTGGTAGCACAGGATCTTCATCTGACGAAAAGTCCAACAAAAAGAAGTCGAAACATAATGGATTTCTTGAGGAATGCAATATTGAACCGCTAGGACGTCCATGGATTGCCTGGGACAAAGTGAGTGAGAAAACTCGACAACGCTACACCAAACGCGCTTGCGATGTTGTATGCAATGTCCTATCAGTACTGTACCCTGGTCAAAGCCATGATTTATGGAATAAAGTAAAATCATCGCCGATAATGAATACGCTCCCTGGTGCATCCCAACTATCCCAATCTCAAATTAACTACCTGGAAGCTCTGTCTGAAGCttataaaaatgtttcaagttgGGATTCCCGTCGACAAATCCTTTCCATAGTGATAGGGGTGGCAACCTTCAAGGAGATACAAGGATTTATCCCAGGGCTAACACAGTATCGATTTGCCACTGCAAACGTCCACCACCTACAGTATGGTCGTGCTGCTCCAGTACAAGTAAATGTTGTAACACGCCTGCACATCGAAAGAAAACAACTGGACCACTTCTTGGCTTTTATTACAAGCCAGCACATCGTACAAGATTTGCCCTTTGGTGAGAAGAACCTAAAGCTCTCCTCTGGTGAAATTCTTGCTGTACCCAACGTTATAAGAACAATCATCCCACAGCATATTGTTAAACAGTACAAGCAGTATTGTACCGAGATAGGCTTCAAACCATTCAGTGAAAGTACCATGATATGCATTCTATTGGAGTGCAGTGCCTCCTTTCGCAAATCCCTACAAGGCCTTGATTATTTTGCAGCTGAAGGCGCAAGGGGATTTGAAGACTTATCCGAAGTTCTGGGAAAGACGTTGGCACTTGGTGCTTCTGAAGATGAGGTTGCAAATCTACAAGAATCCTTGAAAGCTGGAAAACAGTACTTGAAAGGAGATTTTAAggtacttttatttttgtcagtaCATATACGACTACAAATCCCACATCAAATGAGCTTCCATGAGCGAGGCGTTGATCATACAGGGGCACCTTTCCATAGCCGTTTTCTGAAATAG